One window of the Sparus aurata chromosome 7, fSpaAur1.1, whole genome shotgun sequence genome contains the following:
- the lrif1 gene encoding ligand-dependent nuclear receptor-interacting factor 1, with amino-acid sequence MDTVQSGTGVFYQAIPAIGADGKNIMKLIPVQMVNGRFFRSPISNPKTNPTPQKAVTISIPSSPVQVVKKAALNPSASQQVVRKQFSLMNALPNQVCLDPSNSINKHSLQQQTVKLMAKVVQMASPATAHCETSGRLPGQLSEMVQSPALPRGQCLQIPPHAQMRKIPTSELPPGTKKQIFICPGSGVLSLNQDESARHSLDLLSKTSNKTSCGRPSKGSKKHLKLIPAVPQRPNSPIKWMVEEEESSTAPTLNPLHSPSVTSEILSAVAEREKASQQCLDVSTKPVPQLNPGRCAVQEKVTFTCNGKVFFVVKKDSLQPKVGKSDLPTTGTKSYEFNKMEGPSSQPSLESAATETRQHLRIIIPDQSDEVIDLCDEDEKDESSQQAEVTHWDEDNVIFVSYIPPKSESGSAQHLILKETDQMGTHRPSSGTEQKCLDGPTGTDGRDEICALGERKPENVVRKVNNCTHVCGSAVVNMHDDEGSNINCRQSVATQQLESMDVETESPADPSPSDGNSRVCSLIGKDTPKMESSMYHTTSLTSSLAPKSCQLADHVLRQMFRITADVKICLQRIDEASNGFTWTVEDHHDPVGGLKEKELSLQNLNSPQDTDSLISVKQVKLLNTKPLSAFNYHSGQSSLRGTSCDVEAEPVIGYVEPIDDDILSTEEKDIPNSQDCVDLNTNTRRMGRTRKRTFCPCCIPGTQVPAVRSSPKSVETENWSCQTEQMSKKGGRTKTVRKAFKTSGGISFLTAKNRQTSKTCKGPASDSLSTMSMDSDELNQEEQIRKLKELLREKEAALELMRNSMS; translated from the exons ATGGATACGGTTCAGAG TGGGACCGGTGTCTTCTACCAGGCAATACCTGCTATTGGAGCTGATGGAAAGAACATCATGAAGCTGATTCCTGTACAGATGGTCAATGGACGATTTTTCCGATCCCCAATAAGCAATCCCAAAACCAATCCTACACCACAGAAGGCCGTGACCATAAGTATTCCCTCATCTCCTGTTCAGGTGGTAAAAAAGGCAGCTTTGAATCCTTCTGCCAGTCAGCAAGTTGTCAGAAAGCAGTTTTCCCTCATGAATGCTTTGCCTAATCAAGTATGTTTGGATCCTAGTAATTCAATAAACAAGCATTCCCTGCAGCAACAGACTGTGAAATTAATGGCCAAAGTAGTTCAAATGGCATCACCTGCAACTGCACACTGTGAGACATCAGGAAGACTTCCAGGTCAGCTCTCAGAGATGGTGCAATCTCCAGCACTCCCCAGAGGCCAGTGCCTTCAGATTCCCCCTCATGCACAAATGAGAAAAATCCCAACATCTGAACTCCCTCCAGGCACCAAGAAACAGATTTTTATCTGTCCAGGTTCAGGCGTTCTCAGTTTGAATCAAGACGAGAGTGCACGTCACTCGCTCGATCTGCTTTCCAAGACATCAAATAAAACTTCATGCGGACGCCCCTCAAAAGgatcaaaaaaacatttaaaattgatTCCAGCGGTTCCACAAAGGCCCAACAGCCCCATAAAGTGGATGGTTGAGGAAGAGGAAAGCTCAACGGCTCCAACTCTTAATCCTCTTCATTCTCCTTCTGTTACTTCAGAGATTCTTTCAGCtgtggcagagagagaaaaagctaGTCAGCAGTGCCTTGATGTCAGTACAAAACCAGTTCCTCAGTTGAATCCAGGAAGATGTGCAGTACAGGAAAAGGTTACATTCACATGCAACGGGAAGGTGTTTTTTGTAGTCAAAAAGGACAGCCTACAACCAAAAGTGGGAAAAAGTGACTTGCCAACCACAGGAACAAAGAGTTATGAATTCAACAAAATGGAGGGACCATCATCCCAACCATCACTTGAGTCAGCTGCAACTGAAACAAGACAGCACCTCAGAATTATCATCCCAGATCAATCAGATGAGGTGATTGACCTTTGTGATGAAGATGAAAAGGATGAGTCGTCTCAACAAGCAGAAGTCACTCATTGGGATGAAGACAATGTAATATTTGTGTCATATATTCCACCCAAATCTGAGTCTGGGTCAGCACAGCATCTGATACTAAAGGAAACAGACCAGATGGGCACTCACAGACCGAGCAGTGGGACAGAGCAAAAGTGCCTGGATGGTCCAACGGGCACTGATGGCAGAGATGAAATCTGTGCTCTTGGAGAAAGGAAACCTGAAAACGTTGTCAGAAAAGTCAATAATTGCACGCATGTTTGCGGTTCAGCAGTGGTGAACATGCATGACGATGAAGGCTCAAACATCAACTGTCGGCAGAGTGTCGCCACCCAACAGTTGGAGAGCATGGATGTAGAAACAGAAAGTCCAGCAGACCCCAGCCCCTCTGATGGCAACAGCAGAGTATGCTCTCTAATAGGGAAGGATACTCCCAAAATGGAG AGCTCTATGTATCATACAACAAGTTTGACATCTTCACTGGCACCAAAATCCTGTCAGTTGGCCGACCATGTGTTGAGACAGATGTTTAGGATAACAGCTGATGTGAAAATCTGCCTGCAGAGGATTGATGAGGCGTCAAATGGGTTCACCTGGACAGTGGAGGATCATCATGACCCAGTGGGAGGGTTGAAAGAGAAAGAACTTTCTTTACAGAACCTTAACAGTCCTCAAGACACTGACAGTCTCATCAGTGTCAAACAAGTGAAACTCCTCAACACAAAACCTCTCTCTGCTTTCAACTACCATTCAGGTCAAAGTTCACTCAGGGGTACATCATGTGATGTTGAAGCCGAGCCAGTGATTGGCTATGTGGAACCCATAGATGATGACATCCTCAGCACAGAGGAAAAAGACATTCCCAATTCACAAGACTGTGTGGATCTGAATACAAACACAAGGAGGATGGGAAGAACAAGAAAGCGCACATTTTGTCCATGTTGCATCCCTGGTACTCAAGTTCCTGCAGTGAGGTCCAGTCCAAAGTCAGTAGAGACAGAGAACTGGTCATGTCAGACAGAGCAGATGAGTAAAAAAGGTGGAAGAACAAAGACTGTGAGAAAAGCTTTTAAAACATCTGGAGGAATCAGCTTTTTAACAGCCAAGAACAGGCAAACCAGTAAGACCTGCAAGGGTCCAGCCAGTGACAGTTTATCCACAATGTCCATGGACTCTGATGAACTAAACCAAGAGGAACAGATCAGAAAACTCAAAGAGctcctgagagagaaagaagcagCGTTAGAACTGATGAGAAACAGCATGAGTTGA
- the rpl10 gene encoding large ribosomal subunit protein uL16 gives MGRRPARCYRYCKNKPYPKSRFCRGVPDPKIRIFDLGRKKAKVDEFPLCGHMVSDEYEQLSSEALEAARICANKYMVKTCGKDGFHIRMRLHPFHVIRINKMLSCAGADRLQTGMRGAFGKPQGTVARVHIGQVIMSVRTKAQNKEHVVEALRRAKFKFPGRQKIHISKKYGFTKFNACDFDDMMAEKRLISDGCGVKYIPSRGPLSRWKALHAV, from the exons ATGGGTCGCCGGCCAGCGCGCTG CTACCGTTACTGCAAGAACAAGCCCTACCCAAAGTCCCGCTTCTGCAGGGGAGTGCCTG ATCCCAAGATCAGGATCTTTGATTTGGGCAGGAAGAAGGCCAAGGTCGATGAGTTCCCCCTGTGCGGCCACATGGTGTCTGATGAGTACGAGCAGCTTTCTTCAGAGG CTCTGGAGGCTGCCCGTATCTGTGCTAACAAGTACATGGTGAAGACCTGCGGTAAGGATGGTTTCCACATCCGCATGCGTCTGCATCCTTTCCATGTCATCCGTATCAACAAAATGTTATCCTGTGCTGGAGCTGATAG GCTCCAGACTGGAATGCGCGGTGCTTTTGGTAAACCCCAGGGTACCGTGGCCCGTGTGCACATCGGTCAGGTGATCATGTCTGTCCGTACCAAGGCCCAGAACAAGGAGCACGTGGTTGAGGCTCTGCGCAGAGCCAAGTTCAAGTTCCCTGGACGCCAGAAG ATCCACATTTCCAAGAAGTACGGCTTCACCAAGTTCAATGCCTGCGACTTTGATGACATGATGGCTGAGAAGCGTCTGATTTCAGATGGCTGTGGGGTGAAGTACATCCCCAGCAGAGGCCCTCTGTCCCGTTGGAAAGCCCTGCACGCTGTGTAG